The following are encoded together in the Adhaeribacter arboris genome:
- a CDS encoding SCO family protein: protein MLGILLLVPIFLFLFLKGFGTNHYSLPTYYPAINEATESPIIRNGDTVFQKIPDFRFVSQEGKTVTQTNLNGGVYVANFFFASCQDVCKKMSAQMVRVNEAFRNTPQVKLISYTVDPERDSVSVLKRYAEMYQADPAKWLFVTGPKKQLYTLAQNGYKVSAMQAPGTIPNFIHSEKLILVDKEKHVRGIYDGTDPQEVDRLITEITVLLHSYQQDEK from the coding sequence ATGCTAGGTATACTACTATTAGTACCTATTTTTTTGTTTTTGTTTTTGAAAGGCTTTGGAACCAATCATTATTCCTTGCCTACTTACTATCCTGCTATCAACGAAGCCACGGAATCGCCAATAATACGGAATGGGGATACTGTATTTCAAAAAATACCAGATTTCCGTTTTGTTTCGCAAGAAGGGAAAACAGTAACTCAAACTAATTTGAATGGCGGTGTTTACGTTGCAAATTTCTTTTTTGCCTCTTGTCAGGATGTTTGTAAAAAAATGTCCGCGCAGATGGTTCGGGTAAATGAAGCTTTTCGCAATACGCCGCAAGTGAAACTCATTTCTTATACCGTTGACCCGGAAAGAGATTCGGTATCAGTTTTGAAGCGTTATGCCGAAATGTACCAGGCAGACCCGGCCAAATGGCTTTTTGTAACCGGCCCCAAAAAACAATTGTACACTTTAGCTCAAAATGGATATAAGGTCTCGGCCATGCAAGCGCCTGGAACCATTCCGAACTTCATTCATTCGGAAAAATTAATTTTAGTAGATAAAGAAAAACACGTGCGCGGTATTTATGATGGGACTGATCCACAAGAGGTGGACCGTTTAATTACCGAAATAACTGTGTTATTACACAGTTATCAGCAAGATGAAAAATAA
- a CDS encoding DUF420 domain-containing protein: MKNNDRKYLVLIAILSVAVPLLVALLLFIPQTGKLGDVDVTFLPKLHALLNSLTAIALLTGYFFVKNKNIRGHRFTMVTAFTLSAFFLISYVTYHYQAAPTRYGGEGTLKMIYYVILLTHIVLAAVIVPLVLLSVYFAVSNQINRHRKIARWTFPIWLYVAITGVVVYFMIAPYYPS, encoded by the coding sequence ATGAAAAATAACGATCGTAAATACTTGGTTTTAATTGCCATTCTCTCGGTGGCAGTTCCTTTATTAGTAGCCTTATTACTTTTTATACCGCAAACGGGTAAGTTAGGTGACGTAGATGTTACTTTTTTGCCCAAACTGCATGCCTTACTTAATTCTTTAACGGCTATTGCTTTGCTAACAGGATATTTTTTTGTTAAAAACAAAAATATTAGGGGGCATCGCTTTACTATGGTTACTGCCTTTACTTTATCTGCTTTTTTCTTAATTTCGTATGTAACGTATCATTATCAGGCTGCCCCTACGCGTTATGGTGGCGAAGGAACCCTTAAAATGATTTATTACGTTATCCTACTAACGCATATTGTTTTAGCTGCAGTTATTGTTCCGTTGGTGTTATTGTCGGTTTATTTTGCGGTGAGTAACCAGATAAACCGGCACCGGAAAATTGCCCGCTGGACCTTCCCGATTTGGTTGTATGTAGCTATTACGGGAGTAGTTGTTTATTTTATGATTGCGCCTTATTACCCAAGTTAA
- a CDS encoding pseudouridine synthase produces MFNYIILNKPFKVLTQFTDENGRTTLKDFVPIPNIYPVGRLDYDSEGLVLLTDDKALQHRLSDPKFKIEKTYWTQVENIPDEKALQNLRDGVLLKNVKTSPAKAALLPSEPILWERSKPIRFRQNIPTSWVQISLTQGMNRQVRKMTAAVGFPTLRLIRVSIGPLKISNLAPGEWRYLTTEEVKALKQSAR; encoded by the coding sequence TTGTTTAACTACATTATTCTAAATAAACCCTTTAAAGTCCTTACTCAATTTACCGACGAGAACGGACGCACTACACTAAAGGATTTTGTACCAATACCTAATATTTACCCAGTGGGTCGGCTAGATTATGATAGTGAGGGTTTGGTATTATTAACCGACGATAAAGCATTGCAGCATCGCCTTTCTGATCCCAAATTTAAAATTGAAAAAACGTACTGGACGCAGGTTGAAAATATTCCGGACGAAAAAGCTTTGCAAAATTTGCGCGATGGAGTCTTGCTTAAAAATGTTAAAACATCGCCCGCTAAAGCCGCGTTACTGCCATCCGAACCTATATTATGGGAACGTAGCAAACCCATTCGGTTCCGGCAAAACATTCCGACAAGTTGGGTGCAGATTTCCCTCACGCAAGGTATGAACCGCCAGGTACGCAAAATGACAGCTGCAGTAGGTTTTCCCACCTTACGGCTTATCCGGGTGAGTATTGGTCCGTTGAAAATTAGCAATTTAGCTCCGGGAGAGTGGCGATATTTGACTACAGAAGAAGTAAAAGCTTTAAAACAAAGTGCTCGCTAA
- the dnaK gene encoding molecular chaperone DnaK has protein sequence MGKIIGIDLGTTNSCVAVMEGNEPVVIPNSEGRRTTPSIVAFLDNGNGERKVGDPAKRQAITNPKNTIASIKRFMGRGYSEVTSELKNVSYEVVQGSNNTVRVKIGDRQYTPQEISAMVLQKMKQTAEDYLGTSVSEAVITVPAYFNDAQRQATKEAGAIAGLDVKRIINEPTAAALAYGLDKKHKDQKIAVYDLGGGTFDISILELGDGVFEVLSTNGDTHLGGDDFDQVIINWLADEFKSEENMDLRQDPMALQRLKEAAEKAKVELSSSQETEINLPYITATQTGPKHLVRKLSRAKFEALADSLVRRSMDPVRQALKDAGVSTTDIDEVILVGGSTRIPRIQEEVEKYFGKKPSKGVNPDEVVAIGAAIQGGVLTGEVKDVLLLDVTPLSLGIETMGGVMTKLIESNTTIPTKKSETFSTASDNQPSVEIHVLQGERPMARDNRTIGRFHLADIPPAPRGVPQIEVTFDIDANGILHVSARDKGTGKEQKIRIEASSGLSEAEIERMRQEAAANADADRAAKEQVEKLNTADSMIFQTEKQLKEYGDKLSAGNKSAIESALSELRTAHGSKDIAGIDTAINNLNNAWQAASQEMYAASGANPGAGADPSAGFGGQGQGGPSQNGNGAADHVTDVDYEEVDGNK, from the coding sequence ATGGGAAAAATAATAGGCATTGACTTAGGAACTACCAACTCGTGCGTGGCTGTAATGGAGGGTAATGAGCCGGTAGTAATTCCGAACAGCGAAGGCCGGAGAACAACTCCTTCTATCGTGGCTTTCCTGGATAATGGTAACGGTGAACGGAAAGTGGGAGATCCGGCGAAACGCCAGGCAATTACCAACCCTAAAAATACCATTGCTTCTATTAAGCGTTTCATGGGCCGGGGCTATTCCGAAGTTACTTCTGAATTAAAGAACGTATCGTACGAGGTAGTACAAGGCAGCAATAATACCGTGCGCGTTAAAATTGGCGATCGCCAGTATACGCCACAAGAAATTTCGGCAATGGTGCTGCAAAAAATGAAGCAGACTGCCGAAGATTATTTGGGCACCAGCGTGAGCGAAGCCGTTATTACCGTACCGGCTTACTTTAACGATGCCCAGCGTCAGGCTACCAAAGAAGCCGGGGCTATTGCAGGCTTAGATGTTAAACGGATTATCAACGAGCCTACTGCCGCGGCGTTGGCTTACGGTCTCGATAAAAAACATAAAGATCAAAAAATTGCTGTTTATGACTTAGGCGGGGGTACCTTTGATATCTCTATCCTGGAATTAGGCGATGGCGTTTTCGAAGTACTTTCTACCAACGGTGATACGCACTTAGGTGGTGACGACTTTGACCAGGTAATTATTAACTGGTTAGCCGATGAATTTAAATCGGAAGAAAACATGGACCTGCGCCAAGACCCTATGGCTTTACAGCGTTTGAAAGAAGCCGCGGAAAAAGCAAAAGTAGAATTATCCAGCTCGCAGGAAACGGAAATCAACTTGCCGTACATCACGGCTACGCAAACGGGTCCGAAACACTTAGTACGTAAATTAAGCCGCGCTAAATTCGAAGCTTTAGCCGATAGCTTGGTTCGTCGCTCGATGGATCCGGTTCGCCAAGCTTTGAAAGATGCCGGCGTAAGTACTACGGATATTGATGAAGTAATCTTGGTAGGTGGTTCTACCCGGATTCCGCGTATTCAGGAAGAAGTAGAAAAATACTTTGGTAAGAAACCTTCGAAAGGCGTTAACCCGGACGAAGTAGTGGCAATTGGTGCGGCCATTCAAGGTGGGGTATTAACCGGTGAAGTGAAAGATGTGTTGTTGTTAGACGTAACGCCGCTTTCATTAGGAATCGAAACGATGGGTGGCGTTATGACCAAACTCATTGAATCGAACACTACTATTCCAACCAAGAAGTCCGAGACTTTCTCAACTGCTTCGGATAATCAGCCCAGCGTAGAAATTCACGTGTTGCAAGGTGAGCGTCCAATGGCCCGCGATAACCGTACTATTGGCCGGTTCCACTTAGCCGATATTCCGCCAGCGCCACGGGGGGTGCCGCAAATTGAAGTAACTTTCGATATTGATGCGAACGGTATTTTGCACGTATCGGCCCGTGATAAAGGTACTGGTAAAGAGCAGAAAATCCGGATCGAAGCTTCTTCTGGTTTATCCGAAGCCGAAATCGAACGCATGCGTCAGGAAGCGGCCGCTAACGCCGATGCGGACCGTGCCGCTAAGGAGCAGGTAGAAAAATTAAATACTGCCGACTCGATGATCTTCCAGACGGAGAAACAGTTGAAAGAATACGGTGATAAGTTATCGGCTGGTAATAAATCCGCGATTGAAAGTGCTTTAAGCGAGTTGCGTACCGCCCACGGCAGCAAAGATATTGCTGGTATTGATACCGCCATTAACAACCTGAACAACGCTTGGCAGGCTGCTTCGCAGGAAATGTACGCGGCTTCTGGCGCGAACCCAGGTGCGGGGGCTGACCCAAGTGCTGGTTTCGGTGGTCAAGGCCAAGGTGGTCCATCGCAAAACGGTAACGGCGCCGCCGACCATGTAACCGACGTGGACTACGAAGAAGTGGATGGGAACAAGTAA
- a CDS encoding patatin-like phospholipase family protein has protein sequence MKNFYFIGILIILLFCQNILLAQSPVYNNRILVVGGGGARGAWGAGFAKHLTEKYKGSYKTVYGTSTGSLMAPLIVLNDFVTLKTAYTSVTQRSIFNVNPFNRKTGELKKVPAFFRLLIGKKTFGESKNLRKLIDQFVSLPQYQQIRNSPDSLHFTVTVVDLKTGKPDYKSSNKIADFEQMKNWMWASGNEPLFMSYYPKKGPQAYVDGGVLENVPLKEALRFAIKNANIQDIDVIINKPIHPLVDTTFRKRGILQGLTRLIDLWSIEIRDDDTLIPQLVALAVNNQLTRQLVAAVHKTNGETISLSKPDSINIHLYYFPPELFTKLNQKELLLDKKRMTEMWEAGEAGKEDPNPKFDISSLINPQILNSTSHLMNLRASEKADQPITIPKALLENFLNGLK, from the coding sequence ATGAAAAACTTCTACTTTATAGGTATACTTATTATTCTGCTATTCTGCCAAAATATACTTTTGGCCCAGAGCCCGGTTTATAATAACCGCATTCTGGTAGTAGGAGGTGGCGGGGCTCGGGGCGCTTGGGGAGCAGGTTTTGCAAAACATCTTACGGAGAAATACAAAGGTTCCTACAAAACGGTTTATGGTACCAGTACGGGCAGTTTAATGGCGCCTTTAATTGTTTTAAATGACTTTGTGACCTTAAAAACCGCTTATACTTCAGTTACGCAACGCTCTATTTTTAACGTAAATCCCTTTAATCGAAAAACCGGCGAACTAAAAAAAGTACCGGCTTTTTTTCGCTTGTTAATAGGCAAAAAAACGTTTGGCGAGAGTAAAAACCTGCGAAAATTAATAGACCAGTTTGTAAGCCTGCCACAGTACCAACAAATTAGAAACTCACCGGACAGCTTGCACTTTACAGTTACTGTAGTGGATCTAAAAACGGGAAAGCCGGACTATAAATCATCAAATAAAATTGCCGATTTTGAGCAAATGAAAAACTGGATGTGGGCTTCCGGCAACGAACCTTTATTTATGTCTTACTACCCCAAAAAGGGACCTCAAGCCTATGTGGATGGCGGAGTATTAGAGAATGTGCCATTGAAAGAAGCCCTACGATTCGCTATAAAAAATGCTAATATTCAGGATATTGACGTTATTATTAATAAACCAATTCATCCTTTAGTAGATACTACTTTTCGGAAACGCGGCATTTTGCAAGGCTTAACCCGATTGATTGACTTATGGTCGATCGAGATTCGGGACGATGACACGCTCATTCCGCAGCTAGTAGCTTTGGCGGTAAATAATCAACTGACCAGGCAACTGGTAGCTGCCGTACATAAAACTAACGGGGAAACTATTTCATTATCTAAGCCAGATAGTATAAACATTCATTTGTATTATTTTCCACCGGAATTATTTACTAAACTCAATCAGAAAGAGTTATTACTAGATAAAAAAAGAATGACCGAAATGTGGGAGGCCGGAGAAGCTGGTAAAGAAGACCCCAACCCTAAATTTGACATTAGCTCCCTCATTAATCCTCAAATTTTAAATTCTACTTCCCACTTGATGAACCTGAGAGCCAGCGAAAAAGCAGATCAACCCATTACCATTCCGAAGGCTTTGTTAGAAAATTTTCTGAATGGCTTGAAATAA
- a CDS encoding LuxR C-terminal-related transcriptional regulator, translated as MKKSETSMSRRSPGKSYGELVQLWQNQPYSPDLDETSFQHLVPNTPTLTISPCITWVFDLRTKKYVFVSSNIQRLLGYEPKEWMQGGMKFAKDRVHPEDATHLWKLMRQVWEFLLALPTNDRQEYRFNCDYRLQKANGTYARLLEQNTILQTDNQGSVRYLLGVCTDITDWKKTEGLTASVISPQNETCLVCTSTSTEESSPFEALLSKREKEVLKLIADGYSSKIIADMLSISFHTVNTHRQKIIEKTNVPNTGSLIQFAFNHKLI; from the coding sequence ATGAAAAAATCAGAAACCTCCATGAGCCGTCGCTCTCCGGGTAAGTCCTACGGAGAATTAGTGCAATTATGGCAAAACCAGCCTTACTCCCCCGATCTGGATGAAACCAGCTTTCAGCATCTGGTTCCCAATACCCCGACTCTGACTATTAGCCCGTGTATTACCTGGGTTTTTGATTTACGCACGAAAAAGTATGTTTTCGTGAGCAGTAATATTCAAAGGCTGCTTGGTTATGAGCCCAAAGAATGGATGCAGGGAGGAATGAAGTTTGCCAAAGACCGGGTTCATCCGGAAGATGCGACTCATTTATGGAAGCTCATGCGCCAAGTCTGGGAATTTTTACTCGCTCTACCTACCAATGATCGCCAGGAATATCGCTTTAACTGCGATTACCGGCTACAAAAAGCCAATGGAACGTACGCCCGCCTGCTGGAACAAAACACTATTTTGCAAACCGACAACCAAGGCAGTGTCAGATATTTGCTGGGTGTTTGCACCGACATTACCGACTGGAAAAAAACCGAAGGCTTAACTGCTTCCGTAATATCGCCGCAAAACGAAACTTGCCTGGTGTGTACTTCTACCTCCACCGAAGAATCATCACCGTTCGAAGCTTTACTAAGCAAGCGCGAAAAAGAGGTACTCAAGTTAATTGCCGATGGCTACAGCAGCAAAATTATTGCGGATATGCTCAGCATCAGTTTTCATACGGTTAATACGCACCGCCAGAAAATAATTGAAAAAACCAATGTACCAAACACAGGCAGCCTCATCCAATTCGCCTTCAACCATAAACTCATCTGA